One window of the Puntigrus tetrazona isolate hp1 chromosome 13, ASM1883169v1, whole genome shotgun sequence genome contains the following:
- the maco1b gene encoding macoilin-2 isoform X1, whose amino-acid sequence MKRRNADCSKLRRPLKRNRITEGIYGSTFLYLKFLVVWALVLLADFVLEFRFEYLWPFWLFIRSVYDSFRYQGLAFSVFFVCVAFTSDIICLLFIPVQWLFFAASTYVWVQYVWHTERGVCLPTVSLWILFVYIEAAIRFKDLKHFHVDLCRPFAAHCIGYPVVTLGFGFKSYVSYKMRLRKQKEVQKENEFYMQLLQQALPPEQQLIQRQEREAEEAAAAAAAASKGIHDVDSPAVAQNGSAGGKKPSSNTLPELEYREKERGKNESKKQHNHNQNHHSSTSSSILPSVDSKAQEMEYMENHVNSKRLSSSDLLGSTENLLKEEHSSSSSSSSSSNSNKNYKNASGGGGGGGSSSPRGHGTANGSVPSSSGPSSSTSSSGKGDRKQKCGGGKNSASNRDPVENCIPNNQLSKPEALIRLEQDVKKLKADLQASRQTEQDLRSQLGSLGSSERSIRSELGQLRQENELLQNKLHNAVQAKQKDKQTVGQLEKRLKAEQEARAAAEKLLAEEKKRKKLEEATAARAVALAAATRGECTESLRRRISELESECKKLTLDIKVKEDQIRELELKVQELHKYKENEKDTEVLMSALSAMQDKTQHLENSLSAETRIKLDLFSALGDAKRQLEIAQGQILQKDQEIKDLKQKIAEVMAVMPSVVYSADTGSMTPVTPHYSSKFMDTSPSGLDPNASVYQPLKK is encoded by the exons taCGTTCCTGTACCTGAAGTTTCTGGTGGTCTGGGCTCTGGTGCTGCTGGCAGACTTTGTGCTGGAGTTCCGCTTCGAGTACCTCTGGCCTTTCTGGCTCTTCATTCGCAGTGTTTACGACTCCTTCAGATACCAGGGcctg gctttctcagtgttttttgtgtgtgtggcattCACATCAGATATTATATGTCTGCTGTTCATCCCAGTGCAGTGGCTGTTCTTTGCAGCCAGCACATATGTGTGGGTGCAGTACGTCTGGCACACAG AAAGAGGGGTCTGCCTCCCCACTGTGTCGCTATGGATACTTTTTGTTTATATCGAGGCAGCTATCAGATTTAAAGATTTGAAACACTTCCACGTGGACTTGTGTCGTCCGTTTGCAGCGCACTg TATCGGGTACCCGGTGGTGACGCTGGGCTTTGGTTTTAAGAGTTACGTAAGTTATAAAATGCGTCTACGGAAACAGAAGGAAGTACAGAAAGAGAACGAATTTTACATGCAGCTGCTGCAGCAGGCGCTACCTCCAGAACAACAGCTCATACAGAGACAAGAGAGAGAAGCTGAGGAGG cagccgcagcagcagcagcagcatctaAAGGCATTCACGATGTAGACTCTCCAGCTGTGGCACAGAACGGCTCGGCGGGCGGTAAAAAACCCTCATCCAACACATTACCAGAGTTGGAATATCGAGAAAAAGAACGAGGCAAGAACGAGtccaaaaaacaacacaaccaCAACCAGAACCATCACAGCAGCACCAGCAGCAGCATCTTACCGTCGGTGGACAGTAAAGCTCAGGAGATGGAGTACATGGAAAACCACGTGAACAGTAAGAGACTGAGCAGCTCAGACCTGCTGGGCAGCACTGAGAACCTGCTGAAAGAGGAAcactcttcatcctcctcctcctcttcctcctccaactccaacaaaaattacaaaaatgccagcggaggaggaggagggggagggAGCTCCTCGCCCCGGGGGCACGGAACGGCCAACGGCAGCGTGCCGTCTTCCTCCGGGCCTTCGTCGTCCACTTCTTCCTCGGGTAAGGGGGACAGGAAACAGAAGTGTGGAGGAGGGAAGAACTCAGCATCAAACAGAGACCCTGTGGAAAACTGCATTCCCAACAATCAGCTGAGCAAACCCGAAGCGCTCATCAG GCTGGAGCAGGATGTTAAGAAGCTGAAGGCAGACCTGCAGGCCAGCAGACAGACCGAACAGGATCTGCGCAGTCAGCTGGGCTCTCTAGGCAGCTCCGAACGCAGCATACGCTCTGAGCTCGGACAGCTGCGGCAGGAGAACGAACTGCTGCAAAACAA ACTTCATAACGCCGTGCAAGCGAAGCAGAAGGACAAGCAGACAGTGGGGCAGCTGGAGAAGCGTCTGAAGGCGGAACAGGAGGCTCGTGCTGCGGCAGAAAAACTGTTAGCAGAGGAAAAGAAACGCAAGAAACTGGAGGAAGCCACGGCGGCCCGAGCGGTTGCTCTCGCCGCGGCAACCAG AGGTGAATGCACAGAGTCTCTGAGGAGGAGGATTTCTGAGCTGGAGTCAGAGTGTAAAAAACTTACGCTTGACATCAAGGTGAAAGAAGATCAAATCAGAGAGCTGGAACTCAAAGTTCAA GAGCTACATAAATATAAGGAAAATGAGAAGGACACAGAGGTTCTGATGTCAGCGCTGTCAGCGATGCAGGATAAAACCCAGCACCTGGAAAACAGCCTTAGCGCTGAGACCCGAATCAAGCTGGACCTCTTCTCTGCCCTCGGAGATGCTAAGAGACAGCTGGAGATTGCACAAG gtcaaATTCTGCAGAAGGACCAGGAGATTAAAGATCTGAAGCAGAAGATAGCAGAGGTCATGGCTGTCATGCCCAGTGTGGTGTATTCGGCAGACACGGGCAGCATGACCCCAGTCACGCCCCATTACTCCTCCAAGTTCATGGACACCAGTCCATCAGGACTGGACCCCAACGCATCGGTTTACCAGCCCCTGAAAAAATGA
- the maco1b gene encoding macoilin-2 isoform X2, whose product MKRRNADCSKLRRPLKRNRITEGIYGSTFLYLKFLVVWALVLLADFVLEFRFEYLWPFWLFIRSVYDSFRYQGLAFSVFFVCVAFTSDIICLLFIPVQWLFFAASTYVWVQYVWHTERGVCLPTVSLWILFVYIEAAIRFKDLKHFHVDLCRPFAAHCIGYPVVTLGFGFKSYVSYKMRLRKQKEVQKENEFYMQLLQQALPPEQQLIQRQEREAEEAAAASKGIHDVDSPAVAQNGSAGGKKPSSNTLPELEYREKERGKNESKKQHNHNQNHHSSTSSSILPSVDSKAQEMEYMENHVNSKRLSSSDLLGSTENLLKEEHSSSSSSSSSSNSNKNYKNASGGGGGGGSSSPRGHGTANGSVPSSSGPSSSTSSSGKGDRKQKCGGGKNSASNRDPVENCIPNNQLSKPEALIRLEQDVKKLKADLQASRQTEQDLRSQLGSLGSSERSIRSELGQLRQENELLQNKLHNAVQAKQKDKQTVGQLEKRLKAEQEARAAAEKLLAEEKKRKKLEEATAARAVALAAATRGECTESLRRRISELESECKKLTLDIKVKEDQIRELELKVQELHKYKENEKDTEVLMSALSAMQDKTQHLENSLSAETRIKLDLFSALGDAKRQLEIAQGQILQKDQEIKDLKQKIAEVMAVMPSVVYSADTGSMTPVTPHYSSKFMDTSPSGLDPNASVYQPLKK is encoded by the exons taCGTTCCTGTACCTGAAGTTTCTGGTGGTCTGGGCTCTGGTGCTGCTGGCAGACTTTGTGCTGGAGTTCCGCTTCGAGTACCTCTGGCCTTTCTGGCTCTTCATTCGCAGTGTTTACGACTCCTTCAGATACCAGGGcctg gctttctcagtgttttttgtgtgtgtggcattCACATCAGATATTATATGTCTGCTGTTCATCCCAGTGCAGTGGCTGTTCTTTGCAGCCAGCACATATGTGTGGGTGCAGTACGTCTGGCACACAG AAAGAGGGGTCTGCCTCCCCACTGTGTCGCTATGGATACTTTTTGTTTATATCGAGGCAGCTATCAGATTTAAAGATTTGAAACACTTCCACGTGGACTTGTGTCGTCCGTTTGCAGCGCACTg TATCGGGTACCCGGTGGTGACGCTGGGCTTTGGTTTTAAGAGTTACGTAAGTTATAAAATGCGTCTACGGAAACAGAAGGAAGTACAGAAAGAGAACGAATTTTACATGCAGCTGCTGCAGCAGGCGCTACCTCCAGAACAACAGCTCATACAGAGACAAGAGAGAGAAGCTGAGGAGG cagcagcagcatctaAAGGCATTCACGATGTAGACTCTCCAGCTGTGGCACAGAACGGCTCGGCGGGCGGTAAAAAACCCTCATCCAACACATTACCAGAGTTGGAATATCGAGAAAAAGAACGAGGCAAGAACGAGtccaaaaaacaacacaaccaCAACCAGAACCATCACAGCAGCACCAGCAGCAGCATCTTACCGTCGGTGGACAGTAAAGCTCAGGAGATGGAGTACATGGAAAACCACGTGAACAGTAAGAGACTGAGCAGCTCAGACCTGCTGGGCAGCACTGAGAACCTGCTGAAAGAGGAAcactcttcatcctcctcctcctcttcctcctccaactccaacaaaaattacaaaaatgccagcggaggaggaggagggggagggAGCTCCTCGCCCCGGGGGCACGGAACGGCCAACGGCAGCGTGCCGTCTTCCTCCGGGCCTTCGTCGTCCACTTCTTCCTCGGGTAAGGGGGACAGGAAACAGAAGTGTGGAGGAGGGAAGAACTCAGCATCAAACAGAGACCCTGTGGAAAACTGCATTCCCAACAATCAGCTGAGCAAACCCGAAGCGCTCATCAG GCTGGAGCAGGATGTTAAGAAGCTGAAGGCAGACCTGCAGGCCAGCAGACAGACCGAACAGGATCTGCGCAGTCAGCTGGGCTCTCTAGGCAGCTCCGAACGCAGCATACGCTCTGAGCTCGGACAGCTGCGGCAGGAGAACGAACTGCTGCAAAACAA ACTTCATAACGCCGTGCAAGCGAAGCAGAAGGACAAGCAGACAGTGGGGCAGCTGGAGAAGCGTCTGAAGGCGGAACAGGAGGCTCGTGCTGCGGCAGAAAAACTGTTAGCAGAGGAAAAGAAACGCAAGAAACTGGAGGAAGCCACGGCGGCCCGAGCGGTTGCTCTCGCCGCGGCAACCAG AGGTGAATGCACAGAGTCTCTGAGGAGGAGGATTTCTGAGCTGGAGTCAGAGTGTAAAAAACTTACGCTTGACATCAAGGTGAAAGAAGATCAAATCAGAGAGCTGGAACTCAAAGTTCAA GAGCTACATAAATATAAGGAAAATGAGAAGGACACAGAGGTTCTGATGTCAGCGCTGTCAGCGATGCAGGATAAAACCCAGCACCTGGAAAACAGCCTTAGCGCTGAGACCCGAATCAAGCTGGACCTCTTCTCTGCCCTCGGAGATGCTAAGAGACAGCTGGAGATTGCACAAG gtcaaATTCTGCAGAAGGACCAGGAGATTAAAGATCTGAAGCAGAAGATAGCAGAGGTCATGGCTGTCATGCCCAGTGTGGTGTATTCGGCAGACACGGGCAGCATGACCCCAGTCACGCCCCATTACTCCTCCAAGTTCATGGACACCAGTCCATCAGGACTGGACCCCAACGCATCGGTTTACCAGCCCCTGAAAAAATGA